The sequence CCTTATGTTCTTGAGAAGGCAGATGGAATTTTCGGATGGCACTATGATCCCCGGGCGCCGTCTTACTTTGCATTTGCTGTTGTAGCCTTTGCATTCAATTACGGAGCATACCTGACAGACGTAGTGGTTTCCTCTTATGGGGCTGTTGATAAGGGACAGTATGAAGCTGCCTGTGCTGTGGGAATGACGCCCTTTCAGGCAATGATTCATATTGTTGTTCCGCAGGCACTTGTGATTTCCCTTCCAAATCTGGGGAATTATTTTATGTGGCTGCTTAAGGCAACAAGTCTTGCATCAGTTGTAAATGTGTTTGAGATGCTGTCGGTTGCAAAGGCATCAACGGCAGAAAACTATGCAATT is a genomic window of Treponema rectale containing:
- a CDS encoding amino acid ABC transporter permease, with the translated sequence MNLDYGFMVSIIPVVVKALPVTLELTVISLLLASVIALVFGTVLIRKVFILNKLVLFFNTFLKGVPLIVQLLFCYYAIPYVLEKADGIFGWHYDPRAPSYFAFAVVAFAFNYGAYLTDVVVSSYGAVDKGQYEAACAVGMTPFQAMIHIVVPQALVISLPNLGNYFMWLLKATSLASVVNVFEMLSVAKASTAENYAILEGYLVAAGVYWIVCFFAEKLISKLNVRMKRC